The Natronosporangium hydrolyticum nucleotide sequence CTGGGCGAACTCTCGGGTCGGCTGCCGGCGGGCTCCCGTGTCCTCGACCTGGGCTGCGGAGATGGCCTACCAGCGTGCGCGGCGCTCGCCAAGGATCACTCGGTGATCGGCGCCGACGTCTCGAGCGAGCAGGTCGCCCGCGCCCGCCGCAATGTGCCCGGCGCCGAGTTCGTGGTGGCTGACCTGACGGAGCTGCGCTATCCAACCGGCGAGTTCGACGCGGTGACCGCCTACTACACCTTCGACCATCTGCCGCGGGAGGCGTTGGGCGAGCTCTTCACGCGGATCGCTGGTTGGCTTCGCCCCGGCGGCCTGCTCCTCTTCTGTGTCGAGACCGAGGACCAGCCCGGGACCGTCGAACAGTGGCTCGGGGCGCCGATGTTCTTCAGCTCGTACCGGCCGGCGATCACCAGGCGCCTCGTGGTCGAGAGTGGGTTCGAGATCCTGCGGGAGGATCTGCAACCGCAGCAGGAAGGCGATACCACAGTAGAGTATCTATGGATCCTGGCCAGGGCCGGCGATTGAGCCACCGGAGGAGGTCCCGGTGACGGGATCCGATCGGGGCCCAGCCGCCGCCTTCCTACAGGGATCGTGCCGTGCCACGAGCGCGGCGAATGGTCAGCTCACTCCCAGGCCGGACGTGCGTCAACGGGCCAGTCGAATGCCACGCCCAT carries:
- a CDS encoding class I SAM-dependent DNA methyltransferase, producing MAQQPWQHLVAAGYDQVADAYVALERAESQWPREQWLGELSGRLPAGSRVLDLGCGDGLPACAALAKDHSVIGADVSSEQVARARRNVPGAEFVVADLTELRYPTGEFDAVTAYYTFDHLPREALGELFTRIAGWLRPGGLLLFCVETEDQPGTVEQWLGAPMFFSSYRPAITRRLVVESGFEILREDLQPQQEGDTTVEYLWILARAGD